TGGTCGACCCCAGCATGCTGGTCATCGGCGGGGCGCTCGCCCCCGTGCTCGAGCGCGGCCTGCCGCGGTTCGCCGACGAGCTCGGCGCCCGCCTGCAGACGCCGCCCGACGTGCGGCTGTCGACGCTGGACCAGTACGCCGCCGCGGCCGGCGCCTGCCTGCTGGCGCGCGAGCGGCTGTGGACCTCGCTGCTGGACCATCCGGACGGCGTCGCGCCGCTGACCCGGGAGAGTTTCGACGCGGCCGTTTCGGCCTGAACGACTGAGAAGAAGGGGACGATCGAGGTGCACCGGAATCTGGTGATCGTGATGGCGGACCAGCTGGCCGCCCACGTGCTGGAGGAGAACGAGGACGTCGCGCTGCCCCACCTGCGGGCGCTGGCGGCCGACTCCGTGGCGTTCACCGAGGCGCACTGCGCGTTCCCGCTGTGCGTGCCGTCGCGGGCCAGCATGCTGACCGGCGTCGCCCCGCACGAGCTGGGCATGCAGGGCAACGCCGGCGTGGACGGGTTCCGGCCCGAACTGGGCCACCTGCTGCGCGAGAACGGCTACGCGACCGGCTGGGCCGGCAAGTGGCACTGCCCCGAGCCCGAGCAGGGCCCCGACTCCGGCTTCGACATCGTCTCCGAGTTCGGCGACATCGGCCTGGTCGACTCCGCGGCCGGCTGGCTGGAGCGCACCGACGGTCCGTTCTGCCTGGTCGTCTCCTTCGACGACCCTCACACGATCTGCGAGTTCGCCCGGGACCAGGAGATGCCCTACGGCAGCGTGACGCCGCCGCCGGCCGCCGACTGCCCTCCGTTGCCGGCGCACCACCTCCCGGCGCCGTACGAGCCCGAGGCCGTCCGGTACGAGCAGGGCGCCGCCGCCAGCATGTACGGGACGCTGGGGTACGGCCCCGACGAGTGGCGGCAGTACCGCTGGGCCTACCGCCGCCTCATCGAGCGGGTGGACGCCGAGGTGGGCGCCCTGCGCGCGCACCTGGAGCGGCTCGGGCTCGCCGACAGCACCCACATCGTGCTCACCAGCGACCACGGCGACGGGGACGGCGCCCACCGCTGGAACCAGAAGCTCGCCCTGTTCCCCGAGGTCACGCGCATCCCGTTCCTGGTGCACGTCGCCGACGGCGCGGCGGGCGAGCGCGGGTTCCCCGTCAACGTCGGGCTGGACCTGCTGCCCACCGTCACCGCCCTGCTCGGCCTGGACGCCCCGCGGGCCTGCGCGGAACCGACGTGCTGGCCGACCCGCCGCCCGCCGAGCGCCGGGAGGTCGTGGTCGAGACGCTGATGGGCGGCGGGCGGGGCACCCCGCCCACGACGGGCCGGTCGCTGGTCGCCGAGGACGGCACCTACGTCGTCTACTCGTGGGGGCGCCACCGCGAGCAGATCTTCGCGGCCGGCGACCGGACCCACCAGCGCAACCTGGCGCTGGAGAGCCGCAGCGCCGGCGTCCTGGAGTCGTTCCGGCGCCGGCTCCTGGACTGGTGCCTCGAGACCGACGACCCCTTCGCCAAGAAGCTGGTCTTCCCCGCCGACGCCACCGACGCCGAGCGGCGTCGCGTGTTCGGCGTCCCCTACTGACAAGGAGCGGCAAGGTGCGGATCGATGATGCTCTGCGCGAGAGCGCCTCGGCGCTGAAGTTCGAGGCCCTCGCCGACGAGCTGCGCCGACGCGTGGTCGCCGGCACGTGGCCGGTCGGGTCCAAGCTGCCCACCGAGCGCGAGCTGATGCGCTCGACGGGACTGTCCCTGACCACGGTGCGCCGCGCGTACGACACCCTGGTGGAGGATCAGCTCATCGTGCGGCGCCGCGGCGCCGGCACCTTCGTCGCCGCGCGCCCCGAGGTCGAGCAGACCGCCCTGCGCATCGGCGTCATGCTGCCCGAGGCGCACTCCTACTTCGGCCGGGCCGTGCGCGGGATCGAGGAGACCCTCACCGAGAACGGCGCGTCGCTGGCGCTGGTCATCACCGAGTACCGCGCGCACCGGGAGGACGACGCCCTCGCGAGCCTGCTGCGCGATGGCGTGGACGGCCTCATCGCCGTCCCGGTCCTCACCCAGGACGCCGGCCGCGACGCCCTGCGGCTGGAGCGCGTCCTGGAGCAGCCGGTGCCGCTGGTCCTGATGGAGCGCCGGCTGCCCGGCCCGGTCGCGCTGGACGACACCGAGCACGTCGTCTCCGACCACGCGGGCGGCGCCGCCGACGCGGTCCGCCACCTCGCCGACCTGGGACACCGGCGGATCGCCCTGGTGCACCGGCAGCGTGCCTACACCAGCCTCGGCGTCCTGGACGGCTACCGGGCGGCCTGCGGGCACCTCGACATCGAGCCGGACGTGATCGGGGTGGACGCCCCGACCTGGGGCGCCGGAGCCGCCGATCTGCTGCTGGTCGACCTGCGCGACCGCGGGGTCACCGCCGCCCTGGTGCTGGGCGACCCCGAGGCCACGCTCATCGAGGCCCGTGCGGCGCTGGCCGGGATCCGGATCCCCGACGACTTGGCGCTGGTGTCCTACGACGACGAGGTCGCCGACCTCGCGCCCGTCCCGCTGACCGCGATGGCGCCGGCGAAGTTCCGCATGGGACGCCTGGCGGCCGAGCTCATCCTCGGCCGGATCACCCAGCGCTCCGCCCGGCCGATCCACCAGATGCGGCTGCGTCCCCGCCTGGTCGTCCGCGAGTCCTGCGGCGCGCGCCGCCGCTGACCGGCGCGCGCTGATCGCGCGAGGCGGTGCGGTCTGGCACCAGGGCACGGCCGGGCGAACACGACTGGGCCACCGGCTGAACTGGGCCAAACTCCCGTCTTGCTCCCCAATTACCACCTGATTGCGTCTTGGCCTCTCGCCGCGCCCAGCCGAGAATCTCCGCATCACGGCCGCACCCCCGGCCCGCTCGACGAGGAGATCCCATGACCGCACTGTCCCGCCGCACCGTTCTGCAGGGGGCCGGCGCCACCGCGCTGGCCATCGCGCTCGGCCCCGTGTTCGCCCGCTCGGCGGCCGCCGCCCCGCTGCTCACCGCCCCCGACCTGGAGAAGCTGCGCCTGCGCTGGGTGGACGACCTGACCTCCCGCACCGTGATCGCGGCGTCCCCGGCGGCGTTCGCCGCCCAGATCAGGACGATGGACTCCGGCGTGGACAAGCGGCTGGCCGCGATCTCCCCCACCGCGACGCGCTACTTCGCCGACAAGGACTGGGCCGTCGGCGCGACGCCCACGGTCAAGTCCAACAACATGCGGCTCACCTACTCCGACCTGCAGACCATGGCGACGGCCTACGCCACCCCCGGGTCCCGGCACCAGGGGTCGGCGCGGGTGCTGGCCGCCGTCAGGGCCGGGTTGAAGCATATGGACGAGACCGTCTACAACACCCGGACCGTCTGGTTCGGCAACTGGTGGTCCTGGATGATCGGCGCGACGAAGCCGCTGGCCGACATCATGGCGCTCCTGCACGACGAGCTCGACCAGTCCGAGATCGACGCCTACTGCGCCGCCATGGACCACTTCCTGCCCCAGCGGGACCCGCAACTGCAGATCCACCCCAACGGCGTCCAGTCCTCCGACGGCGCGAACCGCGTCGACATCTGCCGGGCGTTCATCGTCCGGTCGATCGTCCAGCCCGACACCGCACTCCTGCAGGCGTCCGTGGCGGCGCTGAGCCCGACCTGGCAGTACGTGACCTCGGGCAACGGCTTCTTCGCCGACGGCTCGTTCGTGCAGCACTCGACCATCGGCTACACCGGCACCTACGGGCTGGTGCTGCTGGAGGGGCTGTCCAAGCTCTTCGCACTGCTGGCGGACACCGGCTACGACATCACCGACCCGAGCCGGGTGAACCTCACCCGCGCCATCGAGGACTCCTACGCGCCCTTCATGTTCCAGGGACAGATGATGGACGCCGTCCGCGGCCGCGCGGTCGCCCGTCCGCAGGAGCGGAGCATCGACAACGGCGACCAGCTCATCGAGTACACGCTGCGGATGGCCAAGGCGGTGGACGCCACCACGGCGGCCCGCTGGCGCGGCCTGGCCCGGCAGTGGATCGAGTCCAACGGCGCGGCGAAGATCGCGAAGACCACGAACATCGGACGCCTCGCGCTGGTCACCGAACTGCTCGCCTCCGACGTCGCGCCCGTCGCGGATCCGGTCGGGACGCGGCTCTTCCCCGCCATGGACCGCGCCGTGCACCGCGGCGCCGACGGCACGTGGGCCGCCACCGTCGCCATGTGCTCGCGCCGGATCGCCTGGCACGAGGGCACCGAGGCGGAGAACTTCGCCGGGGTCAAGACCAGCCAGGGCATGACCTACCTCTACCTCGGCGGTGACGACGACCACTTCGACGACGAGTTCTGGTCGACGTCCGACCTGGCCGCACCTCCCGGCGCGACCGTCGACCTCACCCCGCTCCCGCGCAACCCCGAGGGGACCTGGGGCGACCGGACGCCGGCCAACGAGTGGACCGGTGGCGTCACGTTCGAGGGCATGGGCTGGGCATCCATGCACCTGATCGGCCCCGGCGGCACCGGGCTGCGCGCGCGCAAGTCGTGGCTGTTCCTGCCCGACCGCGTGGTCGCCCTCGGGGCCGACATCGCGACCGCGAGCGCCGGCGCCGTCCGCACCATCGTCGAGCACCGCAATCTCGGCACGACCCCGCGGGCTCTCGTGCTGGACGGCCGGCCCGTCACCGACCCGCGCACCGTCCAGGACGCGCGCTGGGCCCACCTGGACGGCGTCGGCGGGTACGTGCTGCTGCAGGACGGGTCGCTGACGGCGTCCGTCGCCGAGCGGACCGGCTCGTGGCTCGACAACAGCACCAGCACGGTGGCCGGCTCGGGCGACCCGCGGCGACGGACGTACGCGACGCTGGCCTGGGAGCACGGCACCGGCGCGGCGGCGTCCGGCGGGTACGCCTACGTGCTGCTGCCCGGGGCGTCCGTGGCGCGCACCCAGGAGGTGGCGCGCAAGGCGGGCGTCGCGGTGCTGCGCAACGACGCGGTCGCCCAGGCGGTCCAGATCGACAAGCACGTGATGGCGGCGTCCTTCTGGAAGCCCGGGGAGGCCGGCCACCTCGCGGCGGCGTCGGCGTGCTGCCTGTTCACCCGTTCGACCAACGGCATGACGGCCGTGGCCGTCTCGGACCCGACC
Above is a window of Propioniciclava coleopterorum DNA encoding:
- a CDS encoding polysaccharide lyase 8 family protein, whose protein sequence is MTALSRRTVLQGAGATALAIALGPVFARSAAAAPLLTAPDLEKLRLRWVDDLTSRTVIAASPAAFAAQIRTMDSGVDKRLAAISPTATRYFADKDWAVGATPTVKSNNMRLTYSDLQTMATAYATPGSRHQGSARVLAAVRAGLKHMDETVYNTRTVWFGNWWSWMIGATKPLADIMALLHDELDQSEIDAYCAAMDHFLPQRDPQLQIHPNGVQSSDGANRVDICRAFIVRSIVQPDTALLQASVAALSPTWQYVTSGNGFFADGSFVQHSTIGYTGTYGLVLLEGLSKLFALLADTGYDITDPSRVNLTRAIEDSYAPFMFQGQMMDAVRGRAVARPQERSIDNGDQLIEYTLRMAKAVDATTAARWRGLARQWIESNGAAKIAKTTNIGRLALVTELLASDVAPVADPVGTRLFPAMDRAVHRGADGTWAATVAMCSRRIAWHEGTEAENFAGVKTSQGMTYLYLGGDDDHFDDEFWSTSDLAAPPGATVDLTPLPRNPEGTWGDRTPANEWTGGVTFEGMGWASMHLIGPGGTGLRARKSWLFLPDRVVALGADIATASAGAVRTIVEHRNLGTTPRALVLDGRPVTDPRTVQDARWAHLDGVGGYVLLQDGSLTASVAERTGSWLDNSTSTVAGSGDPRRRTYATLAWEHGTGAAASGGYAYVLLPGASVARTQEVARKAGVAVLRNDAVAQAVQIDKHVMAASFWKPGEAGHLAAASACCLFTRSTNGMTAVAVSDPTQEQDAVEFTVLGRKLGRATGQDRARVTVVGSTGAGTTVRVDVRGLGGLTAEFKLH
- a CDS encoding GntR family transcriptional regulator, which gives rise to MRIDDALRESASALKFEALADELRRRVVAGTWPVGSKLPTERELMRSTGLSLTTVRRAYDTLVEDQLIVRRRGAGTFVAARPEVEQTALRIGVMLPEAHSYFGRAVRGIEETLTENGASLALVITEYRAHREDDALASLLRDGVDGLIAVPVLTQDAGRDALRLERVLEQPVPLVLMERRLPGPVALDDTEHVVSDHAGGAADAVRHLADLGHRRIALVHRQRAYTSLGVLDGYRAACGHLDIEPDVIGVDAPTWGAGAADLLLVDLRDRGVTAALVLGDPEATLIEARAALAGIRIPDDLALVSYDDEVADLAPVPLTAMAPAKFRMGRLAAELILGRITQRSARPIHQMRLRPRLVVRESCGARRR
- a CDS encoding sulfatase family protein yields the protein MHRNLVIVMADQLAAHVLEENEDVALPHLRALAADSVAFTEAHCAFPLCVPSRASMLTGVAPHELGMQGNAGVDGFRPELGHLLRENGYATGWAGKWHCPEPEQGPDSGFDIVSEFGDIGLVDSAAGWLERTDGPFCLVVSFDDPHTICEFARDQEMPYGSVTPPPAADCPPLPAHHLPAPYEPEAVRYEQGAAASMYGTLGYGPDEWRQYRWAYRRLIERVDAEVGALRAHLERLGLADSTHIVLTSDHGDGDGAHRWNQKLALFPEVTRIPFLVHVADGAAGERGFPVNVGLDLLPTVTALLGLDAPRACAEPTCWPTRRPPSAGRSWSRR